From a single Equus asinus isolate D_3611 breed Donkey chromosome 2, EquAss-T2T_v2, whole genome shotgun sequence genomic region:
- the PIGBOS1 gene encoding protein PIGBOS1 translates to MWSVISHSHLCALRFVEKMFGRLTLPQLLFASILGIAGGIYIYQPIFEQYSRDQKELKEKLKLAQESEEKKS, encoded by the coding sequence ATGTGGAGTGTAATTTCTCATAGCCACCTTTGCGCTTTGCGGTTTGTTGAAAAAATGTTTGGAAGGTTGACTCTTCCACAACTGCTCTTTGCTAGCATCCTTGGAATTGCTGGaggaatatatatttatcaacCAATATTTGAACAGTATTCCAGAGATCagaaggaattaaaagaaaagttgaaattgGCACAAgaatcagaagagaagaaaagttaG